In the Leptolyngbya sp. CCY15150 genome, AAGGGGCCGATTACTTCATCCCCCATCGCTGCTTAATCAAACCCCTGGCCAACCAGACCGGGTTTCGCCCCGATGTGATCGTCCTAGACCGAGCCGCCCTGCCTCAAGAGCCGCTGTGGGCCAGCCAACCCGTTGTCACCCTTGGCAGCACCATCAAATTTGTGGCGGAGGTCGTCAGCAGCAACTGGCAAAACGACTATGCCCGTAAACTTGAAGACTACGCCCTACTGGGCATTCCAGAATACTGGATTGCTGACTATCAAGGGCTAGGCGGCGAGTTCTTTATTGGTCGGCCTAAACAACCTACATTAACCCTCTGTACTTTGAATGCAGAGGGGCGTTACGACCGGCAATTGCTGCGCGGCGATCAGCGCATTACGTCTTTTGTCTTTCCCAACTTGAACCTGACCGCCAAAACCATCCTTGGGGTTGGATGAGATGGATTCCTAGTCGTTATGGGTGAATGCCAGCATTCAGCGGTCTCGGACAGTAGCACCAACAACCCCGGTACTGCAGCTGGTGGCAACAGTTACTGCTCAGCTGTAATGCAAACGCGATTACCCATAACTTTCAAGCAAACCCCTCCCCCTCGTGAGCGAAGCAGGAGCTGGAGCTGGATCAAATACAACGATGTACTGAGCTGAGGAACTCAGCCGCCCCAGGGCT is a window encoding:
- a CDS encoding Uma2 family endonuclease; the encoded protein is MALASDRPTQSLSLSFDDFLAQYGDDSRYELIDGELFDLEPTGPHEEVAAAIARWLNYDIVQQGADYFIPHRCLIKPLANQTGFRPDVIVLDRAALPQEPLWASQPVVTLGSTIKFVAEVVSSNWQNDYARKLEDYALLGIPEYWIADYQGLGGEFFIGRPKQPTLTLCTLNAEGRYDRQLLRGDQRITSFVFPNLNLTAKTILGVG